From one Novosphingobium sp. genomic stretch:
- a CDS encoding DUF1295 domain-containing protein, whose protein sequence is MAMILPCALSLAALCAIMAGGWAIARVPGKSGWIDAIWSLAVALVGAGAALAPLNGGVTPRQGLVAGMVALWGLRLAGHIAWRSAGHGDDPRYAELRREWGDRFRLRLFLFLQIQAVAGWVLVLCVMLAAHRPTPFQTWSDGAGALLLVLAVAGEGLADAQLRAFRKAPANRGRVCDTGLWGLSRHPNYFFEWLGWCAYALIAIGPDGAWWPGWLALGGPVFMYWLLVHVSGIPPLEAHMLRSRGEAYRALQKRVSAFWPIPRRPSSGDRR, encoded by the coding sequence ATGGCGATGATCCTCCCCTGCGCGCTGAGCCTTGCTGCCCTCTGTGCCATCATGGCGGGCGGCTGGGCGATTGCGCGGGTTCCGGGGAAGTCCGGCTGGATCGATGCGATCTGGTCGCTGGCGGTGGCGCTGGTGGGCGCGGGCGCGGCGCTGGCCCCGCTGAACGGCGGTGTCACGCCGCGGCAGGGGCTGGTGGCGGGTATGGTCGCGCTGTGGGGGCTGCGACTGGCCGGGCATATCGCGTGGCGCTCGGCGGGGCATGGCGATGATCCGCGCTATGCCGAATTGCGCCGGGAATGGGGCGACCGTTTCAGGCTGCGGCTGTTCCTGTTCCTGCAAATTCAGGCTGTGGCGGGATGGGTGCTGGTGCTCTGCGTGATGCTGGCAGCCCATCGCCCGACGCCCTTTCAGACGTGGAGCGATGGCGCGGGCGCCTTGCTGCTGGTGCTGGCCGTGGCGGGTGAAGGGCTGGCCGATGCGCAATTGCGCGCCTTTCGCAAGGCGCCGGCCAACCGGGGGCGCGTTTGCGACACCGGCCTGTGGGGCCTGTCGCGTCATCCCAACTACTTTTTCGAATGGCTGGGCTGGTGCGCCTATGCGCTGATCGCCATCGGGCCCGATGGTGCATGGTGGCCGGGCTGGCTGGCGCTGGGCGGGCCGGTGTTCATGTATTGGCTGCTCGTCCATGTCTCGGGCATTCCGCCGCTCGAAGCGCATATGCTGCGCTCGCGCGGGGAGGCTTATCGCGCCCTTCAGAAGCGCGTCAGCGCCTTCTGGCCCATCCCTCGCAGACCTTCCTCAGGAGACCGCCGATGA